The stretch of DNA GCGGCTGTTCAGCAAGACCATGGTCTACAAGCAGATCGATGCCCTGCTGGTCCTGTGTATGGCGCTGTCCCATGATGAACTCGACCACCTCCAGAAAATCGACATCCCGCTGGTGGTGGTGGGCGGCCACGTGGAAGAGTGCGCCTACATCGGCATCGATGATTACGCCGCCGCGTCCACCGCGGTCCGGCACCTGATCGACCTGGGCCACCGCAACATCGCCCTGCTGCACGGCGACGACGAAACAGACTTGAACTTCGATGTTCCCCGCGTCCGGATCCTGGCTTTCAAGGACGTGATGACCGCCGCGGGCCTCCCCACCCGCCCCGAATGGGATGAGTGGGGGGATTTTACGGTCCGCAGCGGGCAGGAGGCCTTCCGCCGGCTGTGGGCCAAGCCGGGGGACAAGCCAACAGCCATCTTCTGCGCTTCGGACGAGATGGCCATGGGTGTCATCTTTGAAGCCTTGCGGCTCGGCGTCCGGGTGCCGCAGGAACTCTCAGTGGTGGGCATCGACAACCACGATTTCGCCGACGCCATGGGCCTGACCACGGTGGGCCAGCGGCCGGACGAGCAGGCCGAGCTGGCCACCAAGATGCTCCTTGACGAACTGGACGGGGAGACGGGATCGGTCCAGTCCGCCGTCGCGCCCCATGAACTGATTGTCAGAAGGACGACGGCGCCGCCCCGGTCCTAGTGCCTGGGTTCAGTTTCCAGCAGCGTCAGGACGCCAGCCGTCAGGGCGCCAGCCGTCAGGACGCGCGGGCCAGTTGCCGGATGGGGATCCAGCGTGACGCCAGACGGCGGTAGGCCGCGGCAGCGCCTGTCATGTCGCCCTCAGCCAGGCATTCAATGCCAAGCCTAATGTCCATGGGCGAATCGTCCGGGTACACCTTGTCCGCCACCGCCCCGTAGTCCAGTTCCACCATCGACTCCACGTGGAACGTTTCCAGCCACTCCGTGAGCTGGGCGAGGTCATCGAGCATGTCCAGGTCCGGTGCCGCGAGTGCAAGGTTGGCCA from Pseudarthrobacter siccitolerans encodes:
- a CDS encoding LacI family DNA-binding transcriptional regulator — protein: MARTSERSQRGGHSGVSIEDVAAAAGVSTATVSRAVRGLPRVSPATREKILEVAGNLGYVASSSASGLATGRTRTIGVLAPFVSRWFFSKAIEGADRELHARNYNLSLFNLGGHGSNRERLFSKTMVYKQIDALLVLCMALSHDELDHLQKIDIPLVVVGGHVEECAYIGIDDYAAASTAVRHLIDLGHRNIALLHGDDETDLNFDVPRVRILAFKDVMTAAGLPTRPEWDEWGDFTVRSGQEAFRRLWAKPGDKPTAIFCASDEMAMGVIFEALRLGVRVPQELSVVGIDNHDFADAMGLTTVGQRPDEQAELATKMLLDELDGETGSVQSAVAPHELIVRRTTAPPRS